Proteins from a single region of Nitrospirota bacterium:
- a CDS encoding FAD/NAD(P)-binding protein, whose product MGNKITFTDVMADQKLHQQRRHDLSAFERTFKAEITAVHKLTEVENLFRIQIIDPEDRNNFTFQPGQFVILELPGIGEAPFSISSSASRHGDLELCIRRVGSLTNFLFRLDRGTHVGIRGPFGTGFPMEQMHGENILLIAGGLGLAPLRSPIAYVQENRNQFNNVDIIYGTKDPSQLLFTYQYDMWRADDVNLHIIVEKGDLSWKGPVGMITKVLQDIFGHRETDYFQKTYAIVCGPPVMFKFVCKMLNERDIPMEKMFVSLERKMQCGMGKCCRCNVGSTYTCVKGPVFDYWSVMNMKEAI is encoded by the coding sequence ATGGGCAATAAGATTACCTTCACCGACGTTATGGCAGATCAAAAACTGCACCAGCAGCGCAGACATGACCTGAGCGCCTTTGAGAGGACCTTTAAGGCAGAAATCACTGCTGTTCACAAACTCACGGAAGTCGAAAATCTTTTCAGGATCCAGATCATCGATCCTGAAGATAGAAACAATTTTACTTTTCAGCCAGGTCAGTTTGTAATCCTCGAGCTTCCCGGCATCGGAGAAGCGCCCTTTTCGATCTCCTCATCTGCATCGCGGCATGGCGATCTTGAACTCTGCATACGCAGGGTCGGAAGTCTGACCAATTTTCTCTTCAGACTTGACCGCGGCACTCATGTCGGCATTCGCGGCCCCTTCGGCACCGGCTTTCCGATGGAACAGATGCATGGAGAAAATATCCTCCTGATTGCAGGAGGCCTCGGGCTTGCGCCCCTGCGTTCGCCGATTGCCTATGTACAGGAAAACAGGAACCAGTTTAATAATGTCGACATTATTTACGGGACAAAAGATCCGTCACAGCTCCTTTTCACCTATCAATACGATATGTGGCGCGCTGATGATGTGAACCTTCATATCATCGTCGAAAAGGGCGATCTGTCCTGGAAAGGCCCTGTCGGCATGATAACCAAAGTGCTTCAGGATATATTTGGGCATAGGGAAACAGACTATTTCCAGAAAACCTATGCCATTGTCTGCGGCCCTCCGGTAATGTTCAAATTTGTCTGCAAGATGCTGAATGAGCGGGATATCCCAATGGAGAAGATGTTTGTATCTCTTGAGCGAAAAATGCAATGCGGCATGGGGAAATGCTGCAGATGCAATGTCGGCTCAACCTATACTTGCGTCAAGGGCCCTGTTTTTGACTACTGGTCAGTCATGAACATGAAGGAGGCCATCTGA
- a CDS encoding NADH:ubiquinone oxidoreductase gives MTDINSGQKNFLGLPVVKPKVAFFELSSCEGCQLQIINNEATLLDFLSLVQVVNFREAMTESSDDYAIAFVEGSVTRNDEIERLKNIRDNAKVLVALGSCACFGGVNQLKNRFELNWVKQEVYGNSTIDTAKAQPLEDFVHVDLRIYGCPVRKEEVEKIVTNLVIGKEVHHPRYPVCMECKANENVCLYDLGEPCLGPITRAGCDSWCPNNRAGCWGCRGPADEANMQQMKKIMAEKGFSEETMIDRLECFGGFTGYMEQFRKGSAI, from the coding sequence ATGACTGATATAAATTCCGGACAGAAGAACTTTCTCGGTCTTCCGGTTGTTAAGCCAAAGGTCGCTTTTTTTGAGCTTTCATCCTGCGAAGGCTGCCAGCTCCAGATCATAAACAACGAGGCAACCCTCCTCGATTTTCTGTCCCTGGTCCAGGTGGTCAATTTCCGCGAAGCAATGACAGAAAGCTCGGATGACTATGCTATTGCCTTTGTTGAAGGCAGTGTAACGAGAAACGACGAAATTGAGAGGCTCAAAAATATCAGGGATAATGCCAAAGTCCTTGTTGCACTCGGGTCCTGCGCATGTTTTGGCGGCGTGAATCAGCTCAAGAACCGCTTTGAGCTCAACTGGGTAAAGCAGGAGGTGTATGGGAACTCGACAATCGATACTGCCAAAGCCCAGCCCCTTGAGGATTTTGTGCATGTTGACCTCAGGATCTATGGCTGTCCTGTCAGAAAAGAAGAGGTCGAGAAGATCGTGACCAATCTTGTCATCGGCAAGGAGGTTCATCACCCGCGATACCCGGTTTGTATGGAATGCAAGGCAAACGAAAATGTCTGCCTGTATGATCTTGGCGAGCCCTGCCTTGGCCCCATTACCAGGGCTGGCTGTGATTCATGGTGCCCAAACAACAGGGCCGGCTGCTGGGGCTGCCGCGGACCGGCAGATGAGGCAAATATGCAGCAGATGAAAAAGATTATGGCCGAGAAGGGATTCTCAGAAGAGACCATGATCGACCGCCTTGAATGCTTTGGCGGGTTCACCGGTTACATGGAACAATTTAGAAAGGGTTCGGCGATATGA